The Maridesulfovibrio frigidus DSM 17176 genome has a segment encoding these proteins:
- a CDS encoding Spy/CpxP family protein refolding chaperone, translating to MTKKTLIPLLAIFILSIAAVAMARGGYHGGGNWDAYEQLTPEKQQQVQAIIKNYEPTFEKLKSQQWAKRTELNALVESGKADKETIHALVKDLSETRDKMYAAHKQMASEIEKETGLTFPAAGMGPRGGKNGCGKRSRSNCGGSGSQNCPGLNS from the coding sequence ATGACAAAGAAAACCTTGATCCCATTATTAGCAATATTCATACTTTCAATCGCAGCTGTAGCTATGGCTCGTGGTGGTTACCACGGCGGCGGCAATTGGGACGCTTATGAACAACTGACACCTGAAAAACAGCAGCAAGTTCAAGCTATCATAAAGAATTACGAACCAACTTTCGAAAAGTTGAAAAGCCAACAGTGGGCAAAGCGTACAGAACTAAATGCTCTTGTCGAATCCGGCAAAGCAGATAAAGAAACAATCCACGCACTCGTGAAAGATCTCTCTGAAACAAGAGATAAAATGTATGCAGCCCATAAGCAGATGGCTTCAGAGATTGAAAAAGAAACCGGCCTGACATTTCCTGCAGCAGGAATGGGTCCTAGGGGTGGCAAGAACGGATGTGGAAAGAGGTCTCGCAGTAATTGCGGTGGCTCTGGATCACAGAACTGCCCCGGTCTTAACTCTTAA
- a CDS encoding DUF4405 domain-containing protein — protein sequence MFRKITSLVSFFSIIILSITSVVLYLVPQGRVAYWANWNLLGLSKEQWGDIHICTGVLFLVASILHIWLNWKPIMAYLKKKSGAANFSSPAFFISLIITLYVVIGAVAGVPPMNNILEFSAHLKDQGAVKYGVPPYGHAELSSLGVFCKRMGLDADKAIASLKAAQIAVESPKQSLKELAGKAGITPKELHEIILKDQPGATKKTDSHKKNEATHENDAKAKPAPKNEAHENGAAGMGLGKLTLEQYCERQNIELNTALAILEKEGAVVDKSTPIRDIAGMLDMNSPREIGKLLHP from the coding sequence ATGTTTAGAAAAATCACTTCACTGGTAAGTTTTTTCTCGATAATCATCCTATCCATAACAAGTGTTGTTCTTTATCTCGTGCCTCAGGGCCGCGTTGCATACTGGGCAAATTGGAATTTACTTGGGCTAAGCAAAGAACAATGGGGCGACATTCATATATGTACAGGAGTTCTTTTCCTTGTCGCATCCATTCTGCATATCTGGCTGAACTGGAAACCTATTATGGCTTACCTCAAAAAAAAATCGGGTGCCGCAAACTTTTCTTCTCCTGCGTTTTTCATTAGTCTTATCATTACGCTTTATGTCGTCATTGGCGCCGTCGCAGGTGTACCACCTATGAATAATATACTCGAATTTTCTGCACATTTAAAAGATCAGGGCGCAGTAAAATACGGTGTACCGCCATACGGACATGCGGAGCTCAGCTCACTTGGTGTATTTTGCAAACGCATGGGTCTTGATGCTGATAAGGCAATAGCTTCTCTTAAAGCAGCACAGATAGCTGTTGAATCTCCGAAGCAGTCCCTCAAAGAACTGGCCGGAAAGGCAGGGATTACACCTAAAGAGCTACATGAAATAATACTAAAAGATCAGCCGGGTGCAACTAAGAAAACTGACTCCCATAAAAAGAATGAAGCTACACACGAAAACGATGCTAAGGCTAAACCAGCCCCTAAGAATGAAGCCCACGAAAACGGCGCAGCTGGCATGGGACTCGGCAAGCTGACTCTGGAACAATACTGTGAAAGACAGAATATCGAATTAAACACTGCTCTAGCAATACTTGAAAAAGAAGGTGCTGTTGTTGACAAGTCTACACCCATCCGAGACATTGCCGGAATGCTTGACATGAACTCTCCGCGAGAGATCGGAAAACTTCTACACCCCTAA
- a CDS encoding quaternary amine ABC transporter ATP-binding protein, which translates to MEKIRVENLYKIFGPQPAKVIPMLEQKASKDEIMKKTKHGVGVNNASFSVEEGEIVVVMGLSGSGKSTLVRCINRLIEPTQGRIFIDGIDLTSLNKDELRKVRLEKLGMVFQNFALFPHRTVLQNAEYGLEIKGMEPEERSKKAYEALELVGLKGWEDSYPSQLSGGMQQRVGLARALALDPDILLMDEAFSALDPLIRRDMQDELISLQDRMQKTILFISHDLDEALKLGDRIVLMKDGEIVQVGTPEDILTNPANDYVSRFVEDVDITKVLTAESVMKKTEAAGHIKTDGPRAALRKMRKNSISSLFILNEERRLMGVVNAQDCAKLVEEGSSDLRSVICTTCKTTHLDTPAQDLFIIMQDLGYPLAVVDDDNKLRGVIIRGSLIAAMAERGGN; encoded by the coding sequence ATGGAAAAAATACGCGTCGAAAACCTTTACAAAATCTTTGGCCCTCAGCCAGCTAAAGTCATCCCAATGCTTGAACAAAAAGCATCTAAGGATGAAATAATGAAAAAGACCAAGCACGGAGTTGGCGTTAATAACGCGTCTTTTTCCGTTGAAGAGGGTGAAATAGTCGTTGTTATGGGTCTCTCGGGCAGTGGTAAATCCACTCTCGTCAGATGCATAAACAGACTGATTGAACCCACTCAAGGCCGCATTTTCATTGATGGCATCGACCTTACATCCTTAAATAAGGATGAACTACGCAAAGTACGTCTTGAAAAACTTGGAATGGTTTTTCAGAACTTTGCTCTATTTCCTCATCGTACAGTTCTCCAGAACGCAGAATACGGCCTTGAAATAAAAGGTATGGAACCAGAAGAACGCAGCAAAAAAGCGTACGAAGCACTTGAGCTTGTTGGCCTTAAAGGATGGGAAGACTCATATCCGAGCCAGCTTTCTGGTGGAATGCAGCAAAGAGTTGGACTTGCCAGAGCACTTGCTCTTGATCCAGACATATTGCTTATGGATGAGGCTTTCAGCGCACTCGATCCACTTATTCGCCGAGACATGCAAGACGAACTTATCAGCTTGCAGGACCGCATGCAGAAGACAATCCTCTTCATCAGTCATGACCTTGATGAAGCATTAAAACTTGGCGATCGCATTGTTCTCATGAAGGACGGAGAAATAGTTCAGGTAGGAACCCCCGAAGACATCCTGACTAATCCGGCTAACGATTACGTCTCCCGCTTTGTAGAAGATGTCGATATCACCAAAGTTCTCACAGCCGAATCCGTAATGAAAAAGACGGAAGCTGCCGGTCATATCAAAACGGATGGACCAAGAGCTGCTCTTCGCAAAATGCGTAAAAATAGCATCTCCAGCCTTTTTATATTGAACGAAGAGCGCAGACTTATGGGCGTTGTCAATGCGCAGGACTGCGCTAAACTTGTCGAAGAAGGCTCAAGCGACCTTAGAAGTGTAATTTGCACAACCTGCAAAACAACACATCTAGACACGCCAGCTCAGGATTTATTTATTATTATGCAGGATCTCGGCTATCCGCTAGCTGTTGTTGATGACGACAACAAATTAAGGGGCGTAATTATCCGAGGTTCATTAATTGCCGCGATGGCTGAAAGAGGGGGCAATTAA
- a CDS encoding cell division protein FtsQ/DivIB, translated as MSVVKLSKSRLNLNHVDRKKRGRNVNKMRNNPSRPLSEVLSGMFRTTCISSVCLLMLAVLGLGCLAGYRWLTAHPYFALQDIKVTGNHRLTYGEILGISDVGLNKNSLAVNIGDVESRLSANNWIKSAAVKRELPGSLFIHVREKSPQFMVRQSDKLFYCDSSGELIAPVAPGKFASLPFLNIESDAMEKAEILPKFMAVLSRRELPFDPGQIAWIDIKGGNRMEIFMDNLGLTVRLELNNWQEQLSHLNTVWNDLKHRGEFRNVATISVGKGRVWVEKKTPGMSTSQ; from the coding sequence ATGAGCGTTGTTAAATTAAGCAAAAGCCGTCTCAACCTGAATCACGTGGACAGGAAAAAACGGGGCCGCAATGTCAACAAGATGCGCAATAATCCGTCTCGCCCGCTTTCAGAAGTGCTTTCAGGAATGTTCCGTACGACATGCATTTCGTCAGTATGCTTACTTATGCTCGCAGTCCTAGGACTTGGATGCCTTGCCGGATATCGTTGGCTGACAGCTCACCCCTACTTTGCTCTGCAAGATATCAAAGTAACAGGCAACCATCGTTTAACTTACGGTGAGATCCTCGGCATTTCGGATGTTGGACTGAATAAAAATAGTCTGGCCGTTAATATCGGAGATGTAGAAAGCAGACTCAGCGCTAACAACTGGATTAAATCCGCAGCTGTAAAGCGCGAATTGCCGGGAAGTCTGTTCATACATGTGCGGGAGAAATCACCGCAATTCATGGTCAGACAAAGTGACAAACTTTTCTATTGCGACAGTTCTGGGGAACTAATCGCACCCGTAGCACCGGGAAAATTCGCCTCATTGCCTTTTTTAAACATTGAGTCGGATGCTATGGAGAAGGCTGAAATACTGCCTAAATTTATGGCTGTGCTGAGCAGAAGAGAGCTTCCTTTTGATCCTGGTCAAATTGCATGGATCGACATTAAAGGCGGCAACAGGATGGAAATTTTTATGGACAACTTAGGCCTGACGGTACGGCTGGAGTTGAACAACTGGCAAGAACAGCTTTCACACCTGAACACCGTTTGGAACGACCTCAAACACAGGGGAGAGTTCAGGAATGTTGCGACAATATCAGTCGGAAAAGGTAGAGTCTGGGTTGAAAAAAAGACTCCCGGCATGAGCACATCGCAATGA
- the ftsZ gene encoding cell division protein FtsZ, giving the protein MDYMEIENDGHAKIKVIGCGGGGGNAINNMIQSALTGVRFIAANTDVQDINKSLAEYKIQLGDQLTKGLGAGANPDIGKNAALESIDQIRELVSDCDMVFVTAGMGGGTGTGAAPVIAQIAKEAGALTVAVVTKPFYFEGKRRLLQAEKGIEELKNVVDSIITIPNDRLLQLAAKKAAFSEMLKKADEVLYYGVKGIADLITVHGLINLDFADVQAVMSSSGLALMGTGIARGENRAREAAMKAITSPLLEDVSIDGAKGVLINITCSPDMTIDEVSEAANIIYEEAHEDAQIFFGTVFDPDVGDEMRITVIATGIEDVNQIPAQPVVEMGQPKRSNLTPRGMASKQVDHNNVRHLGNAHSEEDRSIPAYLRAGAKPAEAAGNPEPAQVKSAANSGGEEFIFHDDDDFEVPTFIRKQAD; this is encoded by the coding sequence ATGGATTACATGGAAATCGAAAACGACGGTCATGCTAAGATTAAGGTAATCGGTTGTGGTGGTGGTGGCGGTAATGCTATCAACAACATGATTCAGTCCGCTTTAACTGGTGTGCGCTTTATTGCTGCAAATACAGATGTTCAGGATATCAACAAATCTCTTGCAGAATACAAAATTCAGCTAGGCGACCAATTGACCAAAGGTCTTGGAGCCGGAGCTAATCCAGATATCGGTAAAAATGCGGCCCTCGAAAGCATCGACCAGATTCGCGAACTTGTCAGCGATTGTGATATGGTTTTCGTTACTGCCGGCATGGGCGGCGGAACCGGAACAGGCGCGGCCCCAGTAATCGCTCAGATTGCTAAAGAAGCTGGGGCACTTACCGTAGCTGTCGTTACCAAGCCATTTTATTTCGAAGGCAAACGTCGTCTTCTTCAAGCTGAAAAAGGCATTGAAGAACTCAAAAACGTTGTCGATTCAATTATTACTATTCCTAATGACCGACTCTTGCAGCTCGCAGCTAAAAAAGCAGCTTTCTCTGAAATGCTGAAAAAGGCTGATGAAGTGCTCTACTACGGTGTTAAGGGTATTGCAGACCTCATTACAGTTCACGGTTTAATCAACCTTGACTTCGCTGATGTTCAGGCTGTTATGTCCAGCTCCGGTCTTGCTCTCATGGGAACAGGAATCGCTCGCGGCGAAAACAGAGCACGTGAAGCAGCAATGAAAGCTATCACATCACCTCTACTCGAAGATGTTTCAATTGATGGCGCAAAAGGCGTACTCATCAACATTACATGTTCACCTGACATGACCATCGATGAAGTAAGTGAAGCAGCTAATATTATTTATGAAGAAGCTCACGAAGATGCTCAGATTTTCTTCGGGACTGTATTTGACCCAGATGTAGGTGATGAAATGCGTATCACCGTTATTGCAACCGGAATCGAAGATGTGAATCAGATTCCTGCTCAGCCTGTAGTCGAAATGGGACAGCCGAAACGTTCTAACCTGACTCCTAGAGGCATGGCTTCAAAGCAAGTTGACCACAATAATGTAAGACATCTTGGAAATGCTCATTCCGAGGAAGATCGCTCTATTCCTGCTTACCTACGCGCTGGTGCTAAACCTGCCGAAGCAGCGGGAAATCCTGAACCTGCACAGGTTAAATCTGCAGCAAATTCAGGTGGAGAAGAATTCATATTCCACGATGATGACGATTTTGAAGTTCCTACTTTCATTCGCAAACAGGCTGACTAA
- the ftsA gene encoding cell division protein FtsA, with translation MAKSDLIVGLDVGTTKICAVVGEATADGVDIVGIGTAPSTGLRKGVVVNIEQTVQSIKKALEEAELMAGCEIRSVYAGIAGSHIKGFNSHGVIAVKGGEVTQKDVDRVIDAAKAVAIPLDREVIHTLPQEFIVDDQRGIADPLGMAGVRLEVKVHIVTGAVTSAQNIIRSCHRSGLDVSDIVLESLASSKAVLSEEEREIGVAIIDIGGGTTDLAIFANDSIKHTSVIALGGNNLTNDIAFGLRTPMGSAEQIKVKYGTALTDLVTNDETIEVPSVGGRDHRKMSKRVLAEICEPRCEEIIALVDQELVRSGYKNLIAAGVVLTGGTSLVDGMQELAEQVFDLPVRIGYPAGIGGLKDVVHSPKYATAVGLLMYGAEKEGSSEQVFRIRDENVFNRILGRMRKWFSDIA, from the coding sequence ATGGCCAAATCTGATCTGATAGTCGGTCTCGACGTAGGCACCACCAAGATATGTGCTGTGGTTGGAGAAGCCACTGCGGACGGTGTTGACATCGTCGGTATCGGCACTGCGCCTTCTACAGGCCTTCGTAAAGGAGTTGTAGTCAATATCGAGCAAACAGTGCAGTCCATCAAAAAAGCTCTTGAAGAAGCTGAGCTGATGGCTGGCTGTGAAATCCGCTCAGTATACGCAGGTATCGCCGGAAGCCACATCAAAGGCTTTAACAGCCACGGAGTCATTGCTGTTAAAGGCGGAGAAGTAACTCAAAAAGATGTGGATAGAGTAATTGACGCGGCTAAAGCCGTAGCTATCCCACTCGACAGAGAAGTCATTCACACTCTGCCGCAAGAATTTATAGTCGACGACCAACGCGGCATTGCTGACCCACTTGGTATGGCTGGCGTTCGCCTTGAAGTTAAAGTGCACATCGTAACAGGTGCAGTAACTTCTGCTCAGAATATCATTAGATCATGTCACCGTTCGGGGCTGGATGTTTCTGACATCGTTCTCGAATCCTTGGCATCAAGCAAGGCTGTTCTTTCTGAAGAAGAAAGAGAAATCGGCGTTGCAATCATTGATATCGGAGGCGGCACAACTGATCTCGCAATTTTTGCTAACGACTCAATTAAGCACACCTCGGTTATAGCTCTGGGGGGCAATAACCTGACCAATGATATTGCTTTCGGCCTTAGAACTCCTATGGGTTCAGCTGAGCAGATCAAAGTTAAATACGGAACAGCTCTGACAGATCTCGTCACAAATGATGAGACAATCGAAGTACCTTCTGTTGGTGGGCGTGATCACCGCAAAATGTCTAAACGCGTACTTGCTGAAATATGTGAGCCTCGTTGTGAAGAAATTATTGCACTTGTTGATCAGGAATTAGTTCGTAGCGGTTACAAGAACCTGATTGCTGCAGGTGTAGTGCTCACGGGGGGGACTTCACTTGTAGACGGTATGCAGGAGCTTGCTGAACAAGTCTTCGACTTGCCAGTACGCATCGGCTACCCGGCTGGGATCGGCGGTCTCAAAGACGTTGTTCACAGTCCGAAATATGCAACAGCAGTAGGTCTTCTTATGTACGGAGCAGAAAAAGAAGGCAGTTCTGAACAGGTTTTCCGTATTCGCGACGAAAATGTTTTCAACCGCATTCTGGGCAGGATGCGTAAATGGTTCTCCGACATAGCTTAG
- a CDS encoding two-component system sensor histidine kinase NtrB has translation MELSSKRSHKLPLALALLALLLLGAGSLYLTWQNLRQMQQTVFEHMLLSAKSITRGLDIQLAEGMRRMRRQGMKSHQAQENLAPAARELFREMVAQGDLLFIGLYGPDDKPLIIVGQNKIASKFTPPPTIFNMIRSLRESSTPVIINDKASLLYGTVGQPHLLRLYGHKDQRFLPPQERQTYLLLVLNAEKHLAQFKQYKRAALIQTGYVFIAGFVLWLLALAYFKRREQDKQLVKLERFQANLLDHMPDGLLTLSPDGKILAANGSAHTLLSANEKAPLVGRDWKEFAFDSLQEFRRGAVLWERVKLNGINLELLFFQYFDSPADVRTMVIIRDKTDIAELEDDLNEARRLASIGSLAAGVAHEIRNPLSSLRGFAQLFAEKLKDEKPYGTYAKTMLEEADRLNRVVTDLLYLSKPHELEPQIVNLGEICDSMNTLMGFDLEHKGTELEHSLDVNEVYADPDSIRQVLLNLLVNSLDAVPEGDGKISIHAKKNDHGVWISVCDNGPGMPEDVRKHALEPFFTDKPKGTGLGLAIVNTIMRGHSGRVTISPSASPGTCVELFFPSPRNEG, from the coding sequence ATGGAATTAAGCTCTAAAAGATCACATAAACTTCCGCTGGCTTTAGCGCTTCTGGCTCTGTTATTACTCGGAGCCGGAAGTCTTTACCTTACGTGGCAAAACCTGCGTCAAATGCAACAGACTGTATTTGAACACATGCTGCTTTCTGCAAAATCCATTACCCGAGGACTTGATATTCAGCTAGCCGAAGGGATGCGCAGAATGCGTCGACAAGGTATGAAAAGTCATCAGGCGCAGGAAAATCTTGCGCCAGCGGCAAGAGAGCTTTTTAGAGAAATGGTCGCGCAGGGAGACCTGCTATTCATCGGATTATATGGACCAGACGATAAGCCACTGATTATCGTTGGACAAAATAAAATAGCATCAAAATTCACTCCCCCCCCAACAATATTTAATATGATCCGGTCACTTAGAGAGTCCAGCACTCCGGTCATAATCAATGATAAGGCTTCCTTACTATATGGAACCGTTGGCCAACCTCACCTGCTGAGACTATATGGACATAAAGACCAGCGCTTCCTACCACCGCAGGAACGGCAAACCTACCTTTTGCTGGTGCTTAATGCCGAGAAACATCTAGCTCAATTTAAACAATATAAACGTGCGGCGCTTATTCAAACAGGATATGTCTTTATTGCCGGCTTTGTACTGTGGTTACTGGCTCTTGCTTATTTTAAACGCCGCGAGCAGGACAAACAACTTGTTAAACTCGAACGGTTTCAGGCCAATCTTCTGGATCACATGCCGGATGGACTGCTGACCTTATCCCCTGACGGGAAAATTCTGGCAGCCAATGGCTCAGCGCATACTTTATTGAGCGCGAATGAAAAGGCCCCGCTTGTCGGGCGGGACTGGAAGGAATTTGCTTTCGATTCTCTTCAGGAATTTCGCAGAGGGGCTGTGCTGTGGGAAAGAGTGAAGCTTAACGGAATTAACCTAGAGTTGCTATTTTTCCAATATTTCGACAGCCCCGCAGATGTCCGCACAATGGTCATCATCCGGGACAAAACCGATATTGCCGAGCTTGAAGACGATCTTAACGAAGCACGTAGGCTAGCCTCAATAGGATCACTTGCAGCGGGTGTCGCACATGAAATCCGCAACCCACTCAGTTCCCTACGTGGATTTGCGCAACTTTTTGCAGAGAAACTAAAAGATGAAAAGCCTTATGGAACATACGCAAAAACCATGCTTGAAGAAGCTGACAGGTTGAACCGTGTTGTTACGGACTTACTATATTTATCAAAACCGCACGAACTTGAGCCACAGATAGTTAATCTCGGCGAAATTTGCGATTCAATGAACACTTTGATGGGTTTTGATCTGGAACATAAAGGCACGGAACTAGAACATAGTCTCGATGTAAATGAGGTTTACGCTGACCCTGACAGCATCAGGCAGGTATTGTTAAATCTTCTGGTGAACAGTCTTGATGCTGTCCCTGAAGGTGATGGAAAGATTTCTATACACGCAAAAAAAAATGACCACGGAGTATGGATCAGCGTATGCGATAATGGACCGGGCATGCCGGAAGATGTTCGCAAACACGCACTTGAGCCATTCTTTACCGACAAGCCGAAAGGAACAGGACTCGGACTAGCAATAGTTAATACTATAATGCGCGGCCATAGCGGACGTGTCACAATTTCACCTTCCGCTTCTCCCGGAACCTGTGTAGAACTTTTCTTCCCAAGCCCCCGTAATGAAGGATAA
- a CDS encoding radical SAM protein: MSVEEDFFYYGREEPAAEETGGRLPTALVFPGRKGAALSTLGWQAVYRLLAPDEGLAVERFFLGDPGKSAVSMDSDKELSEFPLIGFSINFEEEYLHPVRMLKDSGVPPLAAERPGFPLVMAGGPVAFLNPAPIAPFFDLFWVGEAEAGLKDLCIELKHHIFNGGSKDDFLDLIKDRPGVYVPGKTTNQVKRAVVPPAIGNNNEQVPVLTSPAYSCFISPEAVFKDMFLVEVNRGCPYGCRFCAAGYIYRPPRHASIDQLKEIVELADPPKVGLVGTALTDWPDLVPYINWLKNRKTKFSLSSVRADGLTVELLDILRASGVRTVTLALEGASKRLRDSTNKNLKEEDFLNAVELCASKGVNHLRIYIIVGWPGETEEDYEELSEMLEKIDQARSRGQGNKKKQYMRITLGASCLVPKPWTPLQWAAMPPEKDLKDILTKVKSLTKKYKGIAFSGDSPFQARLQGILARGNEELHKFIMIAAEKGGWKKAFKYYEGDLEKFIDHNLDKETPLPWDFIDTGINKSYLWREWERYQKAVLTPPCPAKGCEECKMCGMQKWLSE; the protein is encoded by the coding sequence ATGTCTGTAGAAGAAGATTTCTTCTATTACGGGCGTGAAGAACCCGCTGCTGAAGAGACTGGTGGACGTCTGCCCACGGCCCTAGTCTTCCCCGGCAGAAAGGGAGCTGCTTTATCCACATTAGGGTGGCAGGCTGTTTATCGCCTGCTTGCTCCTGACGAAGGATTGGCAGTTGAAAGGTTCTTTCTAGGCGACCCTGGAAAATCGGCTGTTTCCATGGACAGTGACAAAGAACTGTCCGAGTTTCCCCTGATCGGTTTCAGCATCAACTTCGAGGAGGAGTACCTCCACCCAGTTAGAATGCTGAAAGATTCGGGCGTTCCACCGCTTGCGGCGGAACGCCCGGGCTTCCCTCTGGTCATGGCCGGAGGCCCGGTTGCATTTCTGAACCCAGCTCCAATTGCGCCCTTTTTCGATCTTTTCTGGGTAGGAGAAGCCGAAGCAGGTCTCAAGGATTTATGTATAGAGCTTAAGCACCATATTTTTAATGGTGGAAGCAAAGATGACTTTCTTGACCTGATAAAAGACAGACCCGGTGTATATGTACCCGGCAAAACAACAAATCAGGTCAAAAGAGCTGTTGTACCCCCTGCTATCGGTAATAATAACGAGCAGGTTCCTGTTCTTACGTCTCCAGCGTACTCATGCTTCATCAGTCCCGAAGCAGTATTTAAAGATATGTTTTTGGTTGAAGTAAACAGAGGCTGCCCTTACGGGTGCAGATTCTGCGCAGCGGGATACATTTATAGACCGCCAAGGCATGCTTCAATCGACCAGTTGAAAGAAATAGTTGAACTTGCTGATCCCCCTAAAGTCGGCCTCGTGGGCACTGCTCTTACTGATTGGCCCGACCTTGTTCCATATATTAACTGGCTCAAAAACAGGAAAACAAAATTTTCGCTATCCTCAGTGCGAGCTGATGGACTTACAGTAGAATTGCTCGATATATTGAGAGCCTCCGGTGTGCGCACTGTTACACTAGCTCTTGAAGGTGCAAGCAAAAGACTGCGCGACTCTACAAATAAAAATTTAAAGGAAGAAGATTTCCTTAATGCAGTTGAACTATGCGCATCCAAAGGCGTAAACCATTTACGGATTTACATCATTGTGGGCTGGCCCGGTGAGACAGAAGAAGACTACGAAGAATTATCAGAAATGCTTGAGAAGATAGATCAGGCTCGCAGCCGTGGTCAGGGCAATAAGAAAAAACAATACATGCGCATCACCTTAGGAGCCAGTTGCCTTGTTCCAAAACCGTGGACCCCGTTGCAGTGGGCCGCGATGCCACCTGAAAAAGATCTCAAAGATATCCTGACTAAAGTTAAATCCCTCACTAAGAAATATAAGGGAATAGCATTTTCAGGCGATTCACCTTTTCAAGCGAGATTGCAGGGCATACTCGCTCGCGGTAATGAAGAACTACATAAATTTATTATGATCGCTGCCGAGAAAGGCGGATGGAAAAAAGCCTTCAAATATTACGAAGGCGACCTTGAAAAATTCATAGACCACAATTTAGATAAAGAAACCCCGCTCCCATGGGATTTCATTGATACGGGCATAAATAAATCATACTTATGGCGCGAATGGGAACGATACCAGAAAGCAGTATTAACTCCGCCCTGTCCAGCTAAGGGATGTGAAGAGTGTAAAATGTGTGGAATGCAAAAGTGGCTTAGCGAATAA
- a CDS encoding sigma-54-dependent transcriptional regulator gives MSMTDKNVLIVDDEPSLRLLIRAVLEDDGWTVHEAISGEEALTMLPNLTLNTALIDMRMGGMDGMTLLKEIHAKIPGLPVIMLTAYGNVSAAVVAMKHGAFDYLTKPADNEELKAVMAKALDYSRLVDENERLKSAVEATEKMIGNSQPMRDVKELIEQAGPSEATILVLGESGTGKELVAEGLHRASHRADKPLIKVNCAALPGDLLESELFGYVKGAFTGAATNKPGRFQLASGGTLFLDEIGEMEQVLQAKILRAIQEKVVEPLGSVAPVETDVRIIAATNRDLKVEVEKGNFREDLYYRLGVLEIRIPPLRERPSDIPALVAHLLEKLGRKNNKKVRSVSPSFLDELSRYGWPGNVRELENVLERAIILSRSEVLGTELLPPQILSSGTSTATPAGETQAETSGLPPKTSSAPLDDAERQALITALEANQDHRERTADALGISRRTLQYKLKKYGLTRR, from the coding sequence ATGTCCATGACCGATAAAAATGTACTCATAGTTGATGATGAACCTTCTCTTCGCCTGCTCATAAGAGCTGTACTTGAAGATGATGGTTGGACTGTGCACGAAGCAATTTCTGGAGAGGAAGCCCTTACGATGCTTCCAAACCTAACGCTCAATACTGCACTGATTGATATGCGCATGGGCGGCATGGATGGTATGACTCTGCTGAAAGAAATTCACGCAAAAATACCCGGCCTCCCAGTCATAATGTTAACAGCGTACGGCAATGTAAGTGCCGCAGTAGTTGCCATGAAACATGGTGCTTTCGACTACCTCACAAAACCTGCTGACAACGAAGAACTGAAAGCAGTGATGGCAAAGGCCCTCGACTATTCCAGACTCGTAGATGAAAATGAACGTCTCAAATCAGCTGTAGAGGCGACAGAGAAAATGATTGGTAACAGTCAGCCCATGCGCGATGTAAAAGAACTCATCGAGCAGGCCGGCCCTTCGGAAGCCACTATTCTGGTTCTCGGTGAATCCGGAACAGGTAAGGAACTAGTTGCAGAAGGACTCCACCGCGCCAGCCACAGAGCGGACAAACCACTCATAAAGGTAAACTGTGCCGCCCTTCCCGGAGATCTTCTCGAGAGCGAACTCTTCGGTTACGTAAAAGGGGCATTCACAGGGGCCGCAACCAATAAACCCGGAAGATTCCAGCTAGCTTCCGGCGGCACTCTTTTCCTAGATGAAATCGGTGAAATGGAACAAGTTCTTCAAGCAAAAATTTTACGTGCTATTCAAGAAAAAGTGGTTGAACCACTAGGCAGTGTCGCACCTGTAGAAACCGATGTACGCATAATCGCTGCGACCAACCGCGACTTAAAAGTGGAAGTGGAAAAAGGTAACTTCCGCGAAGATTTATATTACAGGTTAGGAGTTCTTGAAATCCGCATTCCGCCCTTAAGAGAAAGACCCAGTGATATTCCAGCACTGGTCGCACACCTGCTAGAAAAGCTAGGGCGAAAGAACAATAAAAAAGTGCGCTCAGTAAGTCCGTCTTTTCTGGATGAACTCAGCCGCTACGGCTGGCCCGGAAATGTTCGTGAGCTTGAAAATGTACTTGAGCGAGCAATCATTCTCAGTAGATCCGAGGTACTTGGTACAGAGCTACTACCGCCTCAAATACTAAGCTCAGGCACATCGACAGCGACTCCAGCGGGAGAAACTCAAGCTGAGACGTCAGGCTTGCCCCCTAAAACATCTTCCGCGCCACTAGATGACGCTGAACGACAAGCACTAATTACGGCCCTTGAAGCAAATCAGGACCACCGTGAGCGTACAGCCGATGCATTAGGAATCAGCCGCCGTACACTGCAATACAAACTTAAAAAATACGGTCTCACCAGAAGATAG